The Chroicocephalus ridibundus chromosome 2, bChrRid1.1, whole genome shotgun sequence genome includes a region encoding these proteins:
- the LOC134510773 gene encoding cytochrome P450 7A1, which produces MFVASWIWGTVIILCCVFWFLLGRRRRRQGEPPLENGFLPYLGCALQFGANPLEFLKEKQKKHGHIFTCLVAGKYIHFLTDPFSYHALIRQGKHLDWKKFHFATSAKAFGHGSIDPAEGNTTENFHQTFIRTLQGNALDALIEAMMENLQYVMLQSRTPKLQSNVWVTEGLYTFCCQVMFESGFLTLFGKEFNSNHDKNLSSKQETERAHILNALENFKEFDRIFPALVAGLPIHLFKSAHSAREKLGEALLHKNLLKRDNLSELVTLRMFLNDTLSTFDDMEKAKTHVAVLWASQANTIPATFWSLFYLLKNPEAMRAATKEVQSILESSGEKISLDGKHISLNRKQLDNMPILDSIIKEAMRLSSASMTFRVAKEDFTLQLENEFYNIRSDDIVALYPQLLHFDPEIYADPLTFKYDRFLNENGEEKTDFYRNGRKLKYYYMPFGAGIAKCPGRLFAVHEIKQFLALIFSYFEIELVDNNVQCPSLDQSRAGLGILQPANDIDFRYRLKCL; this is translated from the exons ATGTTCGTAGCATCATGGATCTGGGGAACTGTGATAAtactctgctgtgttttttggtttcttctagggaggaggaggag gCGGCAAGGTGAGCCACCACTTGAAAATGGGTTCCTTCCATATCTGGGCTGCGCCCTGCAATTTGGTGCCAACCCCCTTGAATTcctcaaagaaaagcagaagaagcaTGGCCACATTTTCACTTGCCTAGTAGCGGggaaatacattcattttctcACTGACCCTTTTTCATACCATGCGTTGATACGCCAGGGAAAACACTTGGACTGGAAAAAGTTCCATTTTGCTACTTCTGCCAAG GCTTTTGGGCATGGTAGCATTGACCCAGCAGAGGGAAACACCACTGAAAATTTTCATCAGACTTTCATTAGAACCCTTCAAGGTAATGCCCTAGATGCCCTCATTGAAGCAATGATGGAAAACCTACAATACGTCATGCTGCAGTCAAGAACACCTAAACTTCAGTCTAATGTTTGGGTGACAGAAGGACTTTATACATtctgttgccaggtgatgttcgAGTCTGGCTTTTTAACACTTTTTGGTAAAGAATTTAATTCAAATCACGACAAAAATCTATCATCAAAGCAGGAGACCGAGAGGGCTCATATCCTAAATGCCCTCGAAAATTTCAAGGAATTTGATAGGATCTTTCCAGCCCTCGTGGCGGGGCTGCCTATTCACCTCTTCAAGAGTGCCCACAGCGCACGTGAGAAGCTAGGAGAGGCGCTCCTCCACAAGAACCTCCTGAAGAGGGACAACCTCTCTGAGCTTGTCACCCTCCGCATGTTCCTGAATGACACTCTGTCAACCTTCGACGACATGGAAAAAGCGAAGACCCATGTGGCGGTGCTCTGGGCCTCGCAAGCCAACACCATTCCTGCCACATTTTGGAGCTTGTTCTATCTTCTTAA GAATCCAGAAGCAATGAGAGCTGCTACCAAAGAAGTGCAAAGTATTTTGGAAAGTTCCGGAGAGAAGATCAGCTTAGATGGCAAACATATTTCCTTGAACCGGAAACAGCTGGATAATATGCCCATACTAG ACAGCATCATCAAGGAGGCAATGAGGCTATCGAGTGCATCCATGACTTTCCGAGTTGCCAAGGAGGATTTCACTTTGCAATTGGAGAATGAATTTTACAACATTCGCAGTGATGATATTGTAGCTCTTTACCCTCAACTGTTGCATTTTGATCCAGAAATCTATGCTGATCCCTTG ACATTTAAATACGATCGCTTTCTCAATGagaatggagaagaaaagactgactTCTACCGCAACGGTCGCAAGTTGAAGTATTACTATATGCCATTTGGGGCAGGCATAGCAAAATGCCCTGGCAGGTTATTTGCTGTCCATGAAATTAAACAATTTTTGGCCTTGATATTCTCATATTTTGAGATAGAGCTTGTGGACAATAATGTGCAGTGTCCTTCTTTAGATCAATCCCGTGCAGGACTGGGTATTTTGCAACCAGCCAATGACATTGATTTCAGGTATAGACTGAAATGTCTATGa